A segment of the Streptomyces sp. Tu 2975 genome:
CCGCGAGTCCTCCGAGAGCGCCCGCACCACGCTCGTGCCCACGTTTCCGGTGGCCCCGGTGACCACCACCCGCAGTCCTGTCTTCACGCTCATCAGCCACTCCGTGGGGTTCCCGGAACACCGGCCGGCTGCTGCCCGGGTCCCCGGCGGGCGCGGACCGAAACGGATGAAACGCGCGGTGCTGGGCACACGGGATCAAGAAGCTGGGCAACGGGATCTGGAAACCGCCGGGCCGTAGGACGCCGGCACAGTCTGCCGAGGGAGTCGGAATGACCAGTCTGCTGGGAGTGGACCGGGGTGGGTCCACGCTGGTGCTCGCCCCGGGTGTGTACGCCCCGCAGAGCGACACGTTTCTGCTCGCGGACGCGCTCGAGCGTGAACCGCTGAGGCCGGGTGCCGAGGTACTCGACGTGGGCACAGGCACCGGAGCGCTGGCCCTCACGGCCGCCCGGCGCGGCGCCCGTGTGACGGCGGTGGACAGCTCGTGGCGTGCCGTCGCCGCCACCCGCCTCAATGCCGTGCTCGCCCGCCGTCGGGTGCGCGTCCTGCACGGTGACCTGCTGGATCCGGCCATGGACCGGCGTTTCGACCTGATCGTGTGCAACCCGCCCTACGTGCCCGCACCGCACGCCCTCCCGCCGCACCGCGGCGCGGCCGTGGCCTGGGACGCCGGCCACGACGGCAGGGCGGTCCTGGACCGGATCTGCGACGGTGCCGCGGAGCTGCTGAACCCGTCGGGCGCCCTGCTGATGGTGCACTCGGCGCTCAGCGGAGTGGGGGCGACCCTCGAGCGGCTGCAGGGCGCCGGCCTGGACGCCGCCGTCGTCGAGCGTCGTCTCGTTCCCTTCGGGCCCGTCCTGCGTTCGCGCAGGAAGTGGCTCGAGCGGCGGGGGCTGATCGCCCCCGGCGAGGACAAGGAAGAGCTGGTGATCATCCGTGCCGATCGAGCATGAGGACCGAACGTCCCCGGAGCCCTGCCGCCTGACGG
Coding sequences within it:
- a CDS encoding HemK2/MTQ2 family protein methyltransferase, with product MTSLLGVDRGGSTLVLAPGVYAPQSDTFLLADALEREPLRPGAEVLDVGTGTGALALTAARRGARVTAVDSSWRAVAATRLNAVLARRRVRVLHGDLLDPAMDRRFDLIVCNPPYVPAPHALPPHRGAAVAWDAGHDGRAVLDRICDGAAELLNPSGALLMVHSALSGVGATLERLQGAGLDAAVVERRLVPFGPVLRSRRKWLERRGLIAPGEDKEELVIIRADRA